Within the Longimicrobiales bacterium genome, the region GAGGACGTGTAACGGCCCTAACCCGGTCGGCCGGTCGGGACGTCACGTACTCGGCGCCTCGATCATCTTCCACCCATTCCCCGACGAGTCCCGGAAGCTGGCGTCCATGGCGCCGCCCGCTCGGCCGTCACGGCTCCAGAATGGTCCCCAGTCCGGCGTAGCGATACTCCCGGCCGAATACGCGGCGCAGTGACGCGAAGCCGAACTCGCCGGTACAGTGGCCAGGCGCGATGGATTTCACGCTCCACGTGGCGTGGAGGGCTTCCGCCAGGCGCTCGACTTCAGCGTCCGGCAACGTGGTCCAGTGGAGGCCTCCGACCAGGAGCCGCACCGGGTTCGATTTCGCTGCCACCGATTCGAGGATCTGCTCGATCCCGGGGTGCGAGCATCCGACGAGCACGATCTGCCCGTCAGGCGTCGAGATGGCTAGCGAGAGCTCCGGCGTCTCCCGGAAGGTCTCGCCGCGAGAGACATTCGACACGACCCGGATGCCGCGGCCGATCGTTCGCTCGCCATCGATCCGTTCCAGGTTGGCATGCTTCCACGGACTCCCATGAGGCACCTGCGCGGGCACGCTGCCGTCGAAGTACCGCATGTGGGCCGGGAGCGAATCGACCTTGCGCCGGAAGAATACCTGCGGGGTGGGGCCGCCGAAGTACTCGTCGTTGGCCACGTAGATCGTCACGTCAGGATTCAACTCGAGGAGGTAGCGCAACCCGTCGGTGTGATCGCCGTGGCGATGGGAGATCACCACGAAGTCCAGGTCGCGGAGATCGATTCCCAGGACCTCGACGTTGTGCCGGAACAGATCGGAATCGTTGCCGGTGTCGAAGAGGATGCGCATTCCGTCGTGCTCGACGAGCGCAGCGTAGCCCCAGTCCTTCCGGAGGTCCGCACGCTCACCGAACGCGTCGACGAGAACGGTTACGCGCGTGGCCGCCGTAGCTGGCGCATCGACAGGTGAAGCGATGGCGATTGCGAGCGCCAGCAAGGGGAGTACGACCCTGGTTCTCCAGATGTCATGAGAGGGTTGTTGCGTTGCAATACGGCGTGCGCCTATCGCTGCCAGAGCCCGTGATCGATGCCGCCCAGGAGATAGATGGCGAAGGTGCCATGCCCCGGGATCTCCATCGGGGGATGTGCGATCTCGCCGCCGGCCTTCACCACGGCTGCGACGGCCGCTTCGATGTCATCCACCAGCCAGTAGGGGCGCACCACCGGCGCTTCGGTTTCGCGCAGGGGCGCCCGCACCCCCACCAGCCCTCCCCCGGGCATCCCGGCGGTCCGCGCGTTCCCGAGCCCGACATCCGGCGCATCGAACCGCACGCCGTTCGCCGCCTCGTACGCGGCGCAAACTGCGTCCACCTCTCCGGTCACGATTTCGAGATAGTAGATCTGCATGGTGGTCGAAAGTGGCCGCCTCCGGCAGGTTGGGTCGATGGAGTTGCAGGATCGCCGTGTCTCCTCCCAAAGCGACTACGGCACCGGCGGTCCCGCGATGGTATGCCATCGGTGCTTCGCCTGGGTTCGCGCGCGCTCGTCGGCGGACATCGGTGTCACCGGTTGGCCGTCAGGGACGGAATTGTCGCGCATCAGCTCCTCGAAGCCGGGTTTCGAGAACGTGAAGGTGATGCCGAGCGGCTCGGTCCCATCATTCACGAGGCTGATGGTGACGTTGCGCGGGATGTATATCGTCGCACCCGCTGTCACGCGTGCGGTGCGCCCATTCAGTGACGCGGTTCCCGAACCGCGGTGGACGAAGAGGATCTCGTCCGCGACGAGGTGCCGATGCGACTGGATTTCCGCGCCTGGCGCGATATCCTCGTAGCCCATCACCAGGTCCGGCGATCCGCCGTTCTGGCGGTCGACCTTGATGATGAACGGCCCCTTCCCGGCGTTTCGCCGCACGCGTCGCTCTCCCTCGCCGCTGTGCAGGATCAATCCTTCGGCCTGCACTGCCGGGCTTGCCGAAGGCGCCGTGCGCCGTGCGTTGCAGTTCACCCCGACGGCGGTGATCATGAGTATCGCCGACGCAACGAGCG harbors:
- a CDS encoding MBL fold metallo-hydrolase → MLALAIAIASPVDAPATAATRVTVLVDAFGERADLRKDWGYAALVEHDGMRILFDTGNDSDLFRHNVEVLGIDLRDLDFVVISHRHGDHTDGLRYLLELNPDVTIYVANDEYFGGPTPQVFFRRKVDSLPAHMRYFDGSVPAQVPHGSPWKHANLERIDGERTIGRGIRVVSNVSRGETFRETPELSLAISTPDGQIVLVGCSHPGIEQILESVAAKSNPVRLLVGGLHWTTLPDAEVERLAEALHATWSVKSIAPGHCTGEFGFASLRRVFGREYRYAGLGTILEP
- a CDS encoding cupin domain-containing protein, with the protein product MRLSSTPRPLVASAILMITAVGVNCNARRTAPSASPAVQAEGLILHSGEGERRVRRNAGKGPFIIKVDRQNGGSPDLVMGYEDIAPGAEIQSHRHLVADEILFVHRGSGTASLNGRTARVTAGATIYIPRNVTISLVNDGTEPLGITFTFSKPGFEELMRDNSVPDGQPVTPMSADERARTQAKHRWHTIAGPPVP